The proteins below are encoded in one region of Chitinophagales bacterium:
- a CDS encoding MotA/TolQ/ExbB proton channel family protein has translation MQKTSNNSGLFTGIVLVGSFIIAWLVYVFVLGNPNNFIDNNPNNAPKEGNFLGIVYKGGFIVPFLITMLLMVITVSIERFLTIGKAKGTGNVNQFVKKVQYNLSNNDVDAAEKECDRQKGSVANVIKSGLKKYREMMGERTMAKDQRLLAIQKDVEESTALELPMLERNLPVIATLAPLGTLTGLLGTVFGMIRAFAALAHAGAPDAVQLSTGISEALINTALGILTSSLAIIMYNVFTTRIDSLTYGIDEAGYSLQQNFASKNS, from the coding sequence ATGCAGAAGACATCTAATAACTCCGGTTTATTTACCGGGATTGTTCTCGTAGGATCGTTTATAATAGCATGGCTCGTTTACGTTTTTGTATTAGGAAATCCTAATAATTTTATAGATAATAATCCTAATAACGCTCCTAAGGAAGGGAACTTTTTGGGGATAGTTTACAAGGGAGGTTTCATCGTTCCGTTTCTTATTACGATGCTACTGATGGTAATAACGGTATCCATCGAACGGTTTCTTACTATTGGAAAGGCAAAAGGTACAGGTAATGTAAATCAATTTGTGAAAAAGGTACAATACAATCTGTCAAATAACGATGTTGATGCGGCTGAAAAGGAATGCGATCGTCAAAAGGGTTCGGTTGCAAATGTGATTAAATCCGGTCTTAAAAAATACAGGGAAATGATGGGTGAGCGTACCATGGCTAAAGACCAGCGGTTATTGGCCATCCAGAAAGATGTGGAAGAAAGCACTGCATTGGAATTGCCTATGCTAGAAAGAAATTTACCTGTAATAGCTACTCTTGCTCCTCTTGGAACATTGACAGGTTTATTGGGAACTGTGTTTGGGATGATCCGGGCATTTGCTGCGCTGGCGCACGCTGGTGCTCCGGATGCTGTTCAGCTTTCTACCGGTATTTCTGAAGCGCTTATTAATACTGCTTTGGGTATTTTGACATCCAGCTTGGCAATAATAATGTATAATGTGTTTACCACTCGTATTGATAGCTTAACTTACGGAATTGATGAGGCCGGTTACAGCCTGCAACAAAATTTTGCATCTAAAAACAGTTAA
- a CDS encoding NADH-quinone oxidoreductase subunit M, with protein sequence MTALLILVAPFILLLSILLAPVSKSSRIALIGSLVILALIILALVEFYKSDFLSLSKDVTWIPSLGISFNIGIDGISLILVLLTGILYPFIIATTLGNKVKDPKAFYSLMILMQFGLVGVFISKDAFLFYVFYELTLVPIYFICAIWGAKNSIPVTLKFFIYTLAGSLLMLVAILYLYFKTPGTHTFDIASFYTLQLSSTEQSWIFWAFFIAFAIKIPVFPFHTWQPDTYTVSPAAGTMLLAGIMLKMGIYGLIRFVLPIVPNAVLEWSNLSIALCIIGIIYASVIALRQNDLKTLIAYSSIAHVGLITAGVLSVNVNGVQGAMIQMFNHGVNVIALLFMVDLIEQKYGTRLLSELSGVAGQMKKVSVFFIIVLLGSVGLPLTNGFIGEFLLLMGIYFYNPWAAAFAGLTLILSACYMLRLYKNVFLGEVAPASGTYQDFSVMNGWILVSLCLLVIATGIYPAMLLSVSSTAVQHILEVFATHQSALSTL encoded by the coding sequence GCTTGCTCCCGTATCTAAGAGCAGCCGCATTGCATTGATAGGATCATTAGTAATTCTAGCACTTATCATTCTGGCTTTAGTAGAATTCTATAAAAGTGACTTTTTATCGCTTTCTAAAGATGTAACCTGGATTCCATCACTTGGAATTTCCTTTAACATAGGCATAGACGGAATCAGCCTGATATTGGTATTGCTTACCGGAATATTATATCCATTCATAATTGCAACAACTTTAGGAAATAAAGTTAAAGACCCAAAGGCATTTTATTCTCTGATGATTCTTATGCAATTTGGATTGGTAGGCGTTTTTATTTCCAAAGATGCTTTTCTTTTTTATGTTTTTTATGAATTAACACTCGTTCCCATTTATTTTATTTGTGCAATATGGGGAGCAAAAAACAGCATTCCGGTTACACTAAAATTTTTTATTTACACCCTTGCCGGCAGTCTGTTGATGCTTGTCGCAATTCTTTACCTCTATTTTAAGACACCGGGTACTCACACATTTGATATAGCGTCTTTTTATACCCTGCAACTTTCTTCGACTGAGCAAAGCTGGATTTTCTGGGCGTTTTTTATAGCCTTTGCAATTAAAATTCCTGTATTTCCTTTTCACACATGGCAGCCGGATACCTACACGGTGTCACCCGCCGCAGGCACTATGCTCCTGGCAGGCATCATGTTGAAAATGGGTATTTACGGGCTTATACGTTTTGTACTTCCCATTGTACCAAATGCTGTTTTAGAATGGAGTAATCTATCAATAGCGCTTTGTATCATCGGTATTATATATGCATCTGTCATTGCTCTGCGACAAAACGACCTTAAAACATTAATTGCCTATTCTTCCATTGCCCATGTGGGCCTCATTACCGCCGGCGTGTTATCGGTTAATGTAAATGGAGTACAGGGTGCAATGATTCAAATGTTTAACCATGGGGTGAATGTGATTGCTTTACTTTTTATGGTAGACCTGATAGAACAAAAATATGGAACTCGATTGCTGAGTGAATTAAGTGGAGTAGCAGGTCAAATGAAAAAGGTGAGTGTTTTTTTTATAATTGTTCTTCTGGGGAGTGTGGGTTTACCACTTACCAACGGATTCATCGGAGAATTCCTTTTGCTTATGGGCATTTATTTTTATAATCCATGGGCTGCCGCTTTTGCAGGTCTCACACTCATACTCAGTGCTTGTTACATGTTACGCTTATATAAAAATGTTTTTCTTGGCGAAGTTGCTCCTGCATCAGGCACTTACCAGGATTTTTCAGTTATGAACGGCTGGATATTGGTTTCGCTGTGTTTACTTGTGATAGCAACAGGAATTTATCCTGCAATGCTCTTGAGTGTTTCAAGCACAGCAGTTCAGCATATTCTGGAAGTATTTGCAACCCATCAATCAGCATTAAGTACATTATGA
- a CDS encoding tetratricopeptide repeat protein: MKTFKGGVLIFLLAVSAVKAQSLTDGIKAIDYENYASARNIFKKLIAQQPSEGKNYYYLGQAYDNLGKRDSARMAYDAGTKADPKSFYNFIGMGRTYLDDNNVQKATEFFDKAKGLSSSKDPLYYTLVADAYVNSEHPNKQEGINQLNKAIGYNDKVAEVYWQLGQAYESLNRGGEAVSAYERAAELNPSYAKAHTRIGVIWRLARNYNQSLASLEKALQIDPNFPPAYRQLAELYYNTAQYDKAKTAFEKYRDLADKDDNTQYQYAQYLFLSKDYKGAISILDELRKRINTPVSWRLSAYSNYELQNYDIGKNQLDTFFRKTDTSKILSLDYEYYGKLLGKTGNDSLAMLNLKKAISMDTSKYALYNEIGNILLQSKQYHEAAVAYQSKISASPKDATLQDFFNVGKSYYLSKEFPLSDTAFVGMTKLNKAWPIGYVWQARVMTNLDNPDSTKGLAAPFYHMTIAKTMQLPDTSKYNKELQEAYNYLAQINAVKENYGVSLYYYQNYLKYNPSDSSDAAKNIEIIKKQIKTATSSSSLPIGKNGDSTAIEVTVNGSSLDFSFNPGAPGIVVNNEGYLKLFSSAPESGAVSKSISAKIGDHSAKKIVVTVDASQLQPLVIGAWALNQFNIVPDYKAKILMLR; encoded by the coding sequence ATGAAAACATTTAAAGGGGGGGTCCTGATATTTCTGCTTGCTGTTTCCGCAGTTAAAGCACAAAGCCTGACAGATGGCATAAAAGCTATTGACTATGAAAATTATGCATCTGCCCGAAATATTTTTAAAAAGCTTATTGCACAGCAGCCATCGGAAGGAAAAAATTACTATTACCTGGGTCAGGCATATGATAATTTAGGAAAGCGAGATTCAGCACGTATGGCATATGATGCAGGAACAAAGGCTGATCCTAAATCTTTTTACAATTTTATAGGAATGGGAAGAACTTATCTGGATGATAACAATGTTCAAAAGGCAACTGAGTTTTTTGACAAAGCGAAGGGATTGTCTTCTTCCAAGGACCCTCTTTATTATACGCTCGTAGCCGACGCTTACGTCAATAGCGAGCATCCTAATAAGCAGGAGGGAATTAACCAGCTTAATAAGGCCATTGGCTATAATGATAAGGTTGCTGAAGTGTATTGGCAATTGGGACAGGCATATGAATCCCTGAACAGGGGAGGAGAAGCAGTATCTGCTTATGAACGAGCAGCCGAATTGAATCCTTCTTATGCCAAGGCCCATACCCGGATAGGTGTGATATGGAGACTTGCAAGAAATTATAACCAGTCGCTTGCAAGTCTTGAGAAAGCATTGCAGATAGATCCTAACTTTCCCCCGGCATACCGTCAATTAGCCGAATTATACTATAACACTGCTCAGTATGATAAGGCAAAAACTGCCTTCGAGAAATATCGTGATCTTGCTGATAAAGATGACAATACTCAATATCAATACGCACAATATCTTTTCCTGAGTAAAGACTATAAAGGTGCCATTTCCATACTGGATGAGTTGCGTAAACGCATTAATACTCCTGTTAGCTGGCGCTTATCTGCCTACTCAAATTATGAGTTGCAAAATTATGATATAGGTAAAAATCAACTGGATACATTTTTCAGGAAAACAGACACCTCAAAAATTCTTTCTCTGGATTATGAGTATTATGGAAAATTACTTGGTAAAACCGGAAATGATTCCCTTGCAATGCTAAACTTGAAAAAGGCAATAAGCATGGACACTTCCAAGTATGCGCTATATAATGAGATCGGAAACATCCTGTTGCAAAGTAAACAATATCACGAGGCGGCAGTTGCGTACCAAAGCAAAATTTCTGCATCGCCTAAAGATGCCACGCTTCAGGATTTCTTTAACGTAGGAAAATCGTACTATCTATCTAAAGAATTTCCACTGTCTGATACGGCTTTTGTAGGCATGACCAAATTAAATAAGGCCTGGCCTATAGGTTATGTGTGGCAGGCCCGGGTTATGACAAACTTAGATAACCCCGATTCAACTAAAGGACTGGCAGCACCTTTTTACCATATGACTATTGCCAAAACCATGCAATTGCCAGATACAAGTAAGTACAATAAAGAACTTCAGGAAGCATATAATTATCTTGCTCAGATTAATGCCGTTAAAGAAAATTATGGAGTATCGCTGTATTACTACCAAAATTATCTGAAGTATAATCCTTCAGATAGTTCTGATGCCGCAAAAAATATTGAAATAATAAAGAAGCAAATAAAAACCGCAACCAGCAGCTCTTCTCTTCCCATTGGTAAAAATGGTGATAGTACTGCAATTGAGGTTACCGTTAATGGAAGTAGTTTGGATTTTAGCTTTAATCCGGGTGCACCTGGTATTGTGGTTAATAATGAAGGGTATTTAAAATTATTTTCTTCAGCACCAGAAAGCGGAGCAGTTAGTAAAAGTATTTCAGCCAAAATAGGCGATCATTCTGCAAAGAAGATTGTAGTAACCGTCGATGCCTCGCAGTTGCAACCGCTCGTTATAGGGGCCTGGGCACTTAACCAATTTAATATTGTCCCTGATTATAAAGCAAAAATACTTATGCTGAGATAA
- a CDS encoding biopolymer transporter ExbD — protein MPKVKVPRKSTTIDMTPMVDMAFLLVTFFMLTTQMRPEEPVTIKKPSSISTIIIPSKDIMTITVSSEGKAFFDLSGKYFRQTLIQKMAEEYNTSFTQDEINTFAVLTTVGVPMAQMKQFLDLRPEDRKKIKQSGIPIDSMGGELRYWIGNARAVDANAIITIQGDQDANVKAVKQVIATLQNQDVNRFSLITDKETPPTGYIADTKKTK, from the coding sequence ATGCCTAAAGTTAAAGTTCCAAGAAAGAGCACCACAATTGATATGACACCTATGGTTGACATGGCATTTCTGCTGGTAACTTTTTTCATGCTTACTACTCAAATGCGACCGGAAGAACCTGTTACAATAAAAAAACCCTCTTCTATATCTACCATTATCATTCCTTCCAAGGATATAATGACAATTACGGTGAGCAGTGAAGGAAAGGCATTTTTCGATCTTTCCGGAAAATACTTCAGACAGACATTAATCCAAAAAATGGCGGAGGAATATAACACCTCCTTCACACAGGACGAGATTAATACTTTTGCAGTGCTTACCACTGTTGGCGTTCCTATGGCGCAGATGAAACAGTTTCTTGATCTTCGTCCGGAAGACCGAAAAAAAATAAAGCAGAGCGGTATTCCGATAGATTCAATGGGGGGCGAGTTGAGATACTGGATCGGCAATGCCAGAGCTGTTGACGCCAATGCAATCATCACCATACAAGGCGATCAGGATGCCAACGTTAAAGCTGTAAAGCAGGTAATTGCTACTCTTCAAAACCAGGATGTAAATCGCTTCAGTCTTATTACAGATAAAGAAACTCCTCCCACAGGATATATTGCTGACACAAAAAAAACTAAATAA
- a CDS encoding energy transducer TonB, protein MESSKILTADLDDIIFENRNKNYGAYFLRKIYNRHIMVAGMTTLAAFIIAFSIPYIKALLHKDVVVKKPVTTVTELSAPPPLDKTEPPPPPPDLPPPPPKTIKFTPPVIKPDEQVPPDQEPPPVEELKEAEPAATTVDPNANVDFSAAPPEQQVVEEKKPEIFMYVEQMPEFPGGVQELQKYLSKNIRYPAAARENGIEGKVVLQFVVNESGNISDIQVVRDIGGGCADEAIRVVKNMPPWKAGKQNGNPVKVYFKLPVTFKLGTE, encoded by the coding sequence ATGGAATCCAGCAAAATATTAACCGCCGACCTTGATGATATTATTTTTGAAAACCGGAATAAAAATTACGGCGCTTATTTTTTAAGGAAAATATATAACCGCCACATCATGGTGGCAGGTATGACCACTCTTGCTGCCTTTATAATTGCCTTCAGCATTCCTTATATAAAAGCATTGCTTCATAAAGATGTGGTAGTAAAAAAACCAGTTACCACAGTAACAGAGCTGAGCGCGCCACCCCCTTTGGATAAAACAGAACCGCCACCACCTCCCCCAGATCTTCCTCCACCGCCTCCGAAAACTATTAAGTTTACACCCCCGGTTATTAAACCTGATGAACAAGTACCGCCCGACCAGGAGCCGCCACCTGTGGAAGAATTAAAGGAAGCAGAGCCTGCAGCTACAACCGTAGACCCTAATGCCAATGTAGATTTCAGCGCTGCTCCTCCTGAACAACAGGTTGTAGAAGAAAAGAAACCTGAGATTTTTATGTATGTTGAACAGATGCCGGAATTTCCCGGAGGTGTTCAGGAGCTGCAAAAATATCTTTCAAAAAACATCCGGTACCCTGCCGCCGCCCGTGAAAACGGGATTGAAGGGAAAGTTGTACTTCAGTTTGTGGTAAATGAGTCAGGAAATATTTCAGACATTCAAGTAGTAAGGGATATAGGGGGTGGCTGTGCAGATGAGGCTATAAGAGTAGTAAAGAACATGCCACCATGGAAAGCCGGGAAGCAAAACGGTAACCCTGTAAAAGTTTATTTTAAACTTCCTGTTACATTTAAACTTGGCACGGAATAA
- a CDS encoding NADH-quinone oxidoreductase subunit N, with protein sequence MNVLIALTVLGLLSMFSGVFKIRLIILPVTVVGLIISLVLNVIMWNTNHSYFNNMMLVDNYAIAFNAITIVTVLFIVLFYHQFHYKEEVHYSEVFAIILFTAVGAVIMYSFTNLLMLFLGVEILSLSFYVLAGSKKRDLLSNEASLKYFLMGTFSTGFLLFGIAMLYGASGSFSLNEIAAYGKDAAVKPNTFLIAGILLIMTGLLFKVAAAPFQFWTPDVYQGAPTLVTGYMATTGKIAAVAAFLRLFELTFPSLKENYQEVLWAISVLTMLVGNFIAIYQRNVKRMLAYSSISHAGYMLIALVTLNASSNSAILFYSVSYTLASLTAFVIIKVMEQNKMGETYDAFNGLSRSNPLLLFILAIAMLSLAGIPFTAGFFGKFYIFYSAISGGWMWLVIVAVINSFISVYYYFRPILAGIKFQEPGKPVIISPTIKILLLTLTFLTLLFGLLPGLISGII encoded by the coding sequence ATGAATGTATTGATAGCGCTTACCGTTTTAGGGTTGTTATCCATGTTTAGTGGAGTCTTCAAAATCCGCCTTATAATATTACCTGTTACTGTTGTTGGATTAATAATTTCATTGGTGCTCAATGTTATTATGTGGAACACTAATCACTCGTATTTCAATAATATGATGTTAGTGGACAATTATGCTATTGCATTTAATGCTATTACCATAGTAACCGTTCTATTTATTGTACTGTTTTATCATCAGTTTCATTATAAAGAAGAAGTTCACTATTCAGAAGTTTTCGCAATAATTCTCTTTACTGCAGTGGGTGCGGTAATAATGTATTCATTTACCAATTTACTGATGCTATTTCTGGGTGTTGAAATATTATCCCTCAGCTTTTATGTACTTGCCGGATCGAAAAAAAGAGATCTGTTGTCCAACGAGGCATCGCTCAAATATTTTTTAATGGGCACATTTTCCACCGGTTTTTTATTGTTCGGTATCGCTATGCTGTATGGAGCTTCCGGTTCTTTTTCTCTGAATGAAATTGCCGCTTATGGAAAAGATGCCGCCGTTAAACCAAATACTTTTTTAATAGCCGGAATCTTACTGATAATGACAGGATTGCTTTTTAAAGTAGCAGCTGCACCTTTTCAATTCTGGACTCCTGATGTATACCAGGGTGCGCCCACACTGGTCACAGGCTACATGGCTACTACCGGCAAAATTGCTGCAGTAGCGGCCTTTCTTAGATTATTTGAATTAACCTTTCCTTCCCTTAAAGAAAATTATCAGGAGGTATTGTGGGCAATATCAGTGTTAACTATGCTGGTCGGAAATTTCATTGCTATTTATCAAAGGAATGTAAAGAGGATGCTTGCATATTCCAGTATTTCACACGCCGGATATATGCTTATTGCTTTAGTTACTCTTAATGCCAGCTCTAACAGTGCTATTCTTTTTTATTCCGTTTCCTATACACTTGCTTCACTTACAGCCTTTGTGATCATAAAGGTTATGGAGCAGAATAAAATGGGCGAAACTTATGATGCATTTAATGGCTTATCACGCTCTAATCCTTTGCTTTTATTTATCCTTGCCATAGCAATGCTCTCACTTGCGGGCATACCATTTACAGCCGGCTTTTTCGGTAAATTTTATATTTTTTATTCCGCAATCTCAGGAGGATGGATGTGGCTTGTTATAGTTGCAGTTATTAACTCTTTTATAAGTGTGTATTATTATTTCCGCCCTATACTGGCGGGGATTAAATTTCAGGAACCGGGCAAGCCTGTAATCATTTCGCCAACAATTAAAATTCTTTTGCTTACGCTTACATTTCTTACTCTTCTGTTTGGATTATTACCTGGGTTAATTTCAGGTATTATTTAA
- a CDS encoding biopolymer transporter ExbD has protein sequence MAELEGKSESHGKKKGGARSKKMSTRIDMTPMVDLAFLLVTFFMLTTTFSKPTAMEVVMPDKKKPQDTSETKVRESEAMTVIMDKNNRIYYYFGITNPQVQTSNYSAKGIRQALLDKDAEVRQEQAHVGRDQNGVVVLIKPTNQARYQNLVDILDEMKIAHIKRYAIVDVTPDELTMLPQSQ, from the coding sequence ATGGCAGAATTAGAAGGCAAATCGGAAAGTCATGGTAAAAAGAAAGGGGGCGCCAGAAGTAAGAAAATGTCCACTCGCATTGACATGACCCCTATGGTTGATCTTGCGTTTTTGCTGGTGACCTTTTTTATGCTTACAACTACTTTCAGTAAACCTACGGCTATGGAAGTGGTGATGCCGGACAAAAAAAAACCACAGGATACCTCGGAAACCAAAGTGAGGGAGTCAGAAGCAATGACCGTTATTATGGACAAAAACAACCGGATTTACTATTACTTCGGTATTACTAATCCACAGGTTCAAACTTCAAATTATTCGGCTAAGGGCATACGCCAGGCCTTGTTAGATAAAGATGCAGAAGTGCGGCAGGAGCAGGCCCATGTGGGCCGGGATCAGAATGGCGTGGTGGTGCTCATAAAGCCTACTAACCAGGCACGTTATCAAAACCTGGTAGACATTTTAGATGAAATGAAAATTGCGCACATAAAAAGATATGCTATTGTGGACGTAACTCCCGATGAGTTAACCATGCTTCCACAATCGCAATAA
- a CDS encoding amino acid permease has protein sequence MANGLFARKSISKIMAQSEGSANDFKRTLGVGHLVLLGIGAIIGAGLFVRTAAAAAEHAGPAVTYSYIIAAVGCLFAGLCYAEFASTIPIAGSAYTYSYATLGEFVAWIIGWELILEYGLGAATVSIAWSEYLNKFLANFDMRVPYQWCHSPFLISNLKADGIEGVHGIANLPSLAILLLLTMLLIRGTHGSAIVNALIVILKVSIVCLFILFGWSFINSANHTPFIPPAGTYTDPQGSSHAFGGFMGILAGAGTVFFAFIGFDAVSTAAQEAKNPKRDMPMGILLSLAICTVLYILFSFVLTGVATTEDFRTAGKEASVTYAIQTYMQGYGWLANFVTVAILAGFSSVILVMLLGQSRVFYSMSRDGLVPKIFSDVHPKYKTPYKSNWIFLLFCGLFAAFIPGSLTGDLTSIGTLSAFLLVSAGVWIMRVRQPELKRAFTTPLVPFVPIMGILVCAAMMYGLDKQTWEGFLAWTAIGLVIYFLYSRHHSLVRKDLMNDKLS, from the coding sequence ATGGCAAACGGATTATTCGCACGTAAATCGATAAGTAAGATAATGGCGCAATCAGAAGGCAGCGCAAATGATTTTAAGCGTACGCTTGGCGTGGGTCATCTGGTTTTATTGGGAATAGGAGCCATTATTGGCGCAGGATTATTTGTGCGGACTGCAGCAGCAGCAGCAGAGCATGCCGGACCTGCAGTTACTTATTCTTATATAATTGCAGCAGTAGGCTGTTTGTTTGCAGGATTATGTTATGCAGAATTTGCTTCCACCATTCCCATTGCAGGTAGCGCTTATACCTATTCGTATGCGACACTAGGCGAATTTGTTGCCTGGATTATTGGATGGGAATTAATCCTGGAATACGGCCTTGGTGCGGCAACGGTTTCCATTGCATGGTCAGAATATCTAAATAAGTTTCTTGCAAATTTTGATATGAGGGTTCCTTATCAATGGTGCCATTCTCCATTTCTTATTTCTAATCTCAAAGCAGATGGAATTGAAGGAGTTCACGGGATAGCCAATCTGCCTTCGCTTGCAATCTTATTACTGTTAACAATGCTTCTCATTCGTGGAACACATGGCTCTGCCATAGTGAATGCATTGATAGTCATCCTTAAGGTTTCTATCGTTTGCCTTTTCATTTTGTTTGGATGGTCATTCATTAATTCCGCCAACCATACACCGTTTATTCCGCCTGCCGGCACTTACACTGATCCGCAGGGATCCTCGCATGCATTTGGAGGATTTATGGGAATTTTAGCAGGAGCGGGAACAGTGTTCTTCGCCTTCATCGGTTTCGACGCTGTGTCCACTGCGGCGCAGGAAGCAAAAAATCCAAAACGGGATATGCCAATGGGTATTCTTTTATCACTTGCAATATGCACTGTACTCTACATATTATTTTCCTTTGTACTCACAGGTGTTGCAACCACTGAAGATTTTAGAACTGCCGGAAAGGAAGCCTCAGTTACCTATGCAATTCAAACCTACATGCAGGGTTACGGATGGCTTGCAAATTTTGTTACTGTTGCGATTCTCGCCGGATTTTCTTCAGTGATCCTGGTGATGCTGCTTGGACAGTCAAGAGTTTTCTACTCTATGTCGCGTGATGGCCTGGTCCCGAAAATTTTTTCCGATGTACATCCGAAATACAAAACACCTTACAAATCAAACTGGATTTTCCTTTTATTCTGTGGATTGTTTGCTGCCTTCATTCCCGGTTCTCTCACCGGCGATCTTACGAGCATCGGCACCCTTTCAGCATTTCTGCTTGTTAGTGCAGGAGTATGGATTATGCGCGTTAGGCAACCTGAATTAAAACGTGCGTTCACAACACCCTTAGTTCCATTTGTTCCTATAATGGGAATCCTTGTTTGTGCCGCCATGATGTATGGGCTTGACAAACAAACCTGGGAGGGTTTTCTGGCGTGGACTGCAATTGGATTGGTGATCTATTTCTTATACAGCAGGCACCATAGCTTAGTGAGGAAAGACTTGATGAATGATAAATTATCATAA
- a CDS encoding substrate-binding domain-containing protein, with translation MNISQPVAHCLYLLAVIILLASCNRNSKNSPTDTPTSGEISISADETFEPIIRNVITNFQRVYTNAKIIASYKAETEVINDLLNDKSRVIVIARPLNSDEMNYFHQRQFEPRQNKIATDAVCFIINTNNPDTNLSQSKVRDIMSGKQRLWSEIDPNSSLKDISIVFDNNSSSIVRYIKDSINGSGQLPLNTYAAASNAAVVDYVEKNPAAIGVIGVNWISQGDDSIANNFLRRIKPVAIGSANPSDTNFYKPFQYYIMQHQYPFLRDVYVISGEPRMGLGTGFASYLASDEGQRIILRSGLMPATQPVRVIELRKGF, from the coding sequence ATGAATATCTCACAACCTGTTGCTCATTGCTTATATCTTTTAGCAGTAATAATTCTACTTGCTTCCTGTAACAGGAATTCAAAAAACAGCCCAACGGATACACCTACGTCGGGTGAAATTTCTATCTCAGCAGATGAAACCTTTGAGCCGATTATTAGAAATGTAATAACAAACTTTCAAAGAGTTTATACCAATGCTAAAATAATCGCATCCTACAAGGCGGAAACGGAGGTAATCAATGATTTATTAAATGATAAATCCAGGGTAATTGTTATAGCCCGCCCTCTTAACAGTGATGAAATGAATTATTTCCATCAGCGTCAGTTTGAGCCTCGCCAAAACAAAATTGCTACGGATGCCGTATGTTTCATTATCAATACAAATAATCCTGATACCAACCTTAGCCAAAGTAAAGTGAGGGATATTATGAGCGGGAAGCAACGTTTATGGAGCGAAATAGATCCTAATTCTAGCCTAAAAGATATCAGTATTGTGTTTGACAATAATAGTTCGAGCATTGTGAGATATATTAAAGATTCGATCAACGGTAGTGGTCAACTCCCTTTAAACACATATGCAGCTGCTTCCAATGCTGCTGTTGTGGATTATGTTGAGAAAAACCCGGCTGCAATAGGAGTAATCGGAGTGAACTGGATAAGTCAAGGTGATGACAGCATTGCAAATAATTTTCTTCGACGCATAAAACCTGTTGCGATTGGATCCGCCAATCCATCAGATACCAATTTTTATAAACCATTTCAATATTATATAATGCAGCATCAATATCCTTTTTTGAGGGACGTTTATGTCATAAGCGGTGAACCAAGGATGGGGCTTGGAACAGGGTTTGCAAGTTATCTTGCATCAGATGAGGGCCAACGCATTATTCTTCGTTCAGGGTTAATGCCGGCAACACAACCTGTGAGAGTAATAGAATTAAGAAAAGGGTTTTAA